In Quercus lobata isolate SW786 chromosome 12, ValleyOak3.0 Primary Assembly, whole genome shotgun sequence, a genomic segment contains:
- the LOC115972527 gene encoding MATH domain and coiled-coil domain-containing protein At3g58250-like isoform X2, which translates to MANLIFENPDDISRSTSDSPTMHYTVKIKSFSLLAKNSMERYETGEFESGGYNWKLVIYPSGNKDKNVTEHISLYLAIEAADLRPPGWEVHAIFRFFLHDQIRDNYLTIEDTQKEERRFRGIKLEWGYDKVIPLKTFKDARNGYLVDDTCVFGAEVFVSKQRSMDKGECLELIKESITNKFVFRIENYSKLTTDFYDSNSFNVGIYKWKIWLGPNGEGIGLGNYNSLHLALANKSSLSAVSRWFSASSYMHGWDRFISIGSSNLTNMGLLVKDTFVVEAEVTILAVVNTTSSPSLELVSSTSCCYSV; encoded by the exons ATGGCCAATCTTATCTTCGAAAACCCAGATG ACATTTCAAGATCTACTTCAGATTCACCAACAATGCACTACAcagtcaaaataaaatcattttcattACTTGCAAAGAATTCAATGGAAAGATATGAAACGGGGGAATTTGAATCTGGAGGTTACAATTg GAAATTGGTTATCTACCCCAGTGGAAACAAGGACAAGAATGTAACCGAGCACATCTCTCTCTACTTGGCAATTGAAGCAGCAGATTTACGCCCTCCTGGTTGGGAAGTGCATGCAATTTTCCGGTTTTTCTTGCATGATCAGATCAGGGATAACTACCTGACTATTGAAG ATACCCAAAAAGAGGAAAGGCGCTTTCGTGGAATAAAGCTTGAGTGGGGCTATGATAAAGTCATTCCTCTCAAAACTTTTAAAGATGCCCGAAATGGATATCTTGTTGATGACACGTGTGTGTTTGGAGCTGAGGTCTTTGTTAGTAAGCAAAGAAGCATGGACAAAGGAGAGTGTCTAGAACTAATAAAGGAGTCCATTACAAACAAGTTTGTCTTTAGAATCGAGAACTACTCTAAATTGACCACAGATTTTTATGACTCAAATTCATTCAATGTTGGAATTTATAAATG GAAGATATGGCTCGGTCCCAATGGAGAAGGCATTGGATTGGGCAACTATAATTCTCTGCATTTGGCTCTGGCTAATAAATCAAGCCTTTCAGCTG TTAGCAGGTGGTTTAGTGCCTCAAGCTATATGCATGGTTGGGACCGATTCATCTCAATCGGTTCTTCCAATCTGACTAACATGGGTTTACTGGTGAAGGACACGTTCGTGGTGGAAGCAGAGGTCACTATACTTGCAGTGGTTAATACGACATCCTCCCCAAGCTTAGAGTTGGTCTCTAGTACCTCCTGTTGTTATTCTGTTTAG
- the LOC115972527 gene encoding MATH domain and coiled-coil domain-containing protein At3g58370-like isoform X1 gives MANLIFENPDDISRSTSDSPTMHYTVKIKSFSLLAKNSMERYETGEFESGGYNWKLVIYPSGNKDKNVTEHISLYLAIEAADLRPPGWEVHAIFRFFLHDQIRDNYLTIEDTQKEERRFRGIKLEWGYDKVIPLKTFKDARNGYLVDDTCVFGAEVFVSKQRSMDKGECLELIKESITNKFVFRIENYSKLTTDFYDSNSFNVGIYKWKIWLGPNGEGIGLGNYNSLHLALANKSSLSAGTKIFAEFTMRILDQVNGRHPSAKLSRWFSASSYMHGWDRFISIGSSNLTNMGLLVKDTFVVEAEVTILAVVNTTSSPSLELVSSTSCCYSV, from the exons ATGGCCAATCTTATCTTCGAAAACCCAGATG ACATTTCAAGATCTACTTCAGATTCACCAACAATGCACTACAcagtcaaaataaaatcattttcattACTTGCAAAGAATTCAATGGAAAGATATGAAACGGGGGAATTTGAATCTGGAGGTTACAATTg GAAATTGGTTATCTACCCCAGTGGAAACAAGGACAAGAATGTAACCGAGCACATCTCTCTCTACTTGGCAATTGAAGCAGCAGATTTACGCCCTCCTGGTTGGGAAGTGCATGCAATTTTCCGGTTTTTCTTGCATGATCAGATCAGGGATAACTACCTGACTATTGAAG ATACCCAAAAAGAGGAAAGGCGCTTTCGTGGAATAAAGCTTGAGTGGGGCTATGATAAAGTCATTCCTCTCAAAACTTTTAAAGATGCCCGAAATGGATATCTTGTTGATGACACGTGTGTGTTTGGAGCTGAGGTCTTTGTTAGTAAGCAAAGAAGCATGGACAAAGGAGAGTGTCTAGAACTAATAAAGGAGTCCATTACAAACAAGTTTGTCTTTAGAATCGAGAACTACTCTAAATTGACCACAGATTTTTATGACTCAAATTCATTCAATGTTGGAATTTATAAATG GAAGATATGGCTCGGTCCCAATGGAGAAGGCATTGGATTGGGCAACTATAATTCTCTGCATTTGGCTCTGGCTAATAAATCAAGCCTTTCAGCTGGTACGAAAATTTTTGCGGAATTCACGATGCGCATCCTGGACCAAGTAAATGGCAGGCATCCTTCCGCTAAAC TTAGCAGGTGGTTTAGTGCCTCAAGCTATATGCATGGTTGGGACCGATTCATCTCAATCGGTTCTTCCAATCTGACTAACATGGGTTTACTGGTGAAGGACACGTTCGTGGTGGAAGCAGAGGTCACTATACTTGCAGTGGTTAATACGACATCCTCCCCAAGCTTAGAGTTGGTCTCTAGTACCTCCTGTTGTTATTCTGTTTAG
- the LOC115972527 gene encoding ubiquitin carboxyl-terminal hydrolase 12-like isoform X3, with translation MANLIFENPDDISRSTSDSPTMHYTVKIKSFSLLAKNSMERYETGEFESGGYNWKLVIYPSGNKDKNVTEHISLYLAIEAADLRPPGWEVHAIFRFFLHDQIRDNYLTIEDTQKEERRFRGIKLEWGYDKVIPLKTFKDARNGYLVDDTCVFGAEVFVSKQRSMDKGECLELIKESITNKFVFRIENYSKLTTDFYDSNSFNVGIYKWKIWLGPNGEGIGLGNYNSLHLALANKSSLSAGTKIFAEFTMRILDQVNGRHPSAKHNCQLQLVCF, from the exons ATGGCCAATCTTATCTTCGAAAACCCAGATG ACATTTCAAGATCTACTTCAGATTCACCAACAATGCACTACAcagtcaaaataaaatcattttcattACTTGCAAAGAATTCAATGGAAAGATATGAAACGGGGGAATTTGAATCTGGAGGTTACAATTg GAAATTGGTTATCTACCCCAGTGGAAACAAGGACAAGAATGTAACCGAGCACATCTCTCTCTACTTGGCAATTGAAGCAGCAGATTTACGCCCTCCTGGTTGGGAAGTGCATGCAATTTTCCGGTTTTTCTTGCATGATCAGATCAGGGATAACTACCTGACTATTGAAG ATACCCAAAAAGAGGAAAGGCGCTTTCGTGGAATAAAGCTTGAGTGGGGCTATGATAAAGTCATTCCTCTCAAAACTTTTAAAGATGCCCGAAATGGATATCTTGTTGATGACACGTGTGTGTTTGGAGCTGAGGTCTTTGTTAGTAAGCAAAGAAGCATGGACAAAGGAGAGTGTCTAGAACTAATAAAGGAGTCCATTACAAACAAGTTTGTCTTTAGAATCGAGAACTACTCTAAATTGACCACAGATTTTTATGACTCAAATTCATTCAATGTTGGAATTTATAAATG GAAGATATGGCTCGGTCCCAATGGAGAAGGCATTGGATTGGGCAACTATAATTCTCTGCATTTGGCTCTGGCTAATAAATCAAGCCTTTCAGCTGGTACGAAAATTTTTGCGGAATTCACGATGCGCATCCTGGACCAAGTAAATGGCAGGCATCCTTCCGCTAAACATAATTGTCAGCTTCAGCTGGTTTGTTt TTAG